From a region of the Sandaracinaceae bacterium genome:
- a CDS encoding RNA pseudouridine synthase, translating to MPDSGAPIEVAYEDAHLLVLAKPSGVPTTSPAGEASFTSRAEARFGQKLHPTSRLDAEVSGLVTFARTKQGNATLREARRRGEYGRGYLGIARVAPSPEEGSWSRSIAIDPRDRRLRVAVDPGAKGERVQRAETLYRVHARAAHGVTLWLTPRTGRTHQLRVHAADAGAPLLGDVRYGGERRVVLGDGRVVTARRVMLHCAWLKLPAVEGPPIELSLPWPADMERVWGALG from the coding sequence GTGCCCGATAGCGGCGCGCCCATCGAGGTCGCCTACGAGGACGCCCACCTGCTCGTGCTCGCGAAGCCGAGCGGCGTGCCCACCACGTCGCCGGCGGGCGAGGCCTCGTTCACCTCGCGCGCCGAGGCTCGGTTCGGGCAGAAGCTCCACCCCACGTCCCGGCTCGACGCCGAGGTCAGCGGACTCGTCACCTTCGCCAGGACCAAGCAGGGGAACGCGACGCTGCGCGAGGCCCGCCGCCGCGGCGAGTACGGCCGGGGCTACCTCGGCATCGCGCGCGTCGCTCCCTCACCCGAGGAGGGCAGCTGGAGCCGCTCCATCGCGATCGACCCGCGCGACCGACGTCTCCGCGTCGCCGTCGATCCCGGCGCGAAGGGGGAGCGCGTCCAGCGCGCGGAGACCCTCTATCGGGTGCACGCTCGCGCCGCGCACGGCGTCACGCTCTGGCTCACGCCGCGCACCGGCCGCACGCACCAGCTACGCGTGCACGCGGCCGACGCGGGCGCGCCGCTCCTCGGGGACGTGCGCTACGGCGGCGAGCGCCGCGTGGTGCTCGGCGACGGCCGCGTCGTCACCGCGCGCCGGGTGATGCTGCACTGCGCGTGGCTGAAGCTGCCCGCGGTGGAGGGCCCCCCGATCGAGCTCTCGCTGCCCTGGCCCGCCGACATGGAGCGCGTCTGGGGCGCGCTCGGGTAG